The Euphorbia lathyris chromosome 2, ddEupLath1.1, whole genome shotgun sequence genome includes a window with the following:
- the LOC136220568 gene encoding uncharacterized protein, with amino-acid sequence MGIQTNGKISLSSFSSGIEVHHNPHLCPLNQSPWDVISFSPDPDFDFQACLRQFGRNSRFDTIDNSNGSAPSIDRTVNNSEAEAVEKEEKVLGDNEEKGIENSDNRESNKDKKNEQVESMIRDLKIVEPCPKNDDSGCDGDGKGLAGLRRSQRRAAKKKD; translated from the exons ATGGGAATCCAAACAAACGGAAAGATTTCACTGAGCTCGTTTTCATCAGGAATCGAGGTTCATCACAATCCTCACCTTTGCCCTCTTAACCAGTCTCCTTGGGATGTCATTTCCTTCTCTCCCGATCCTGATTTTGACTTTCAAGCTTGCCTTCGGCAG TTTGGAAGAAATTCAAGATTCGATACAATTGACAACTCCAATGGCTCTGCTCCGTCTATTGATAG GACGGTGAATAACAGCGAAGCGGAGGCAGTAGAGAAGGAGGAGAAAGTGCTGGGTGATAATGAAGAAAAGGGAATCGAGAATTCCGATAACCGCGAGAGCAATAAGGATAAGAAGAATGAACAAGTTGAATCGATGATTCGTGATTTGAAGATTGTCGAACCTTGCCCGAAGAATGACGATTCTGGTTGTGATGGAGACGGAAAGGGACTAGCTGGGCTGCGTAGAAGCCAGCGGAGGGCGGCGAAGAAAAAAGATTGA